Proteins from a genomic interval of Plutella xylostella chromosome 24, ilPluXylo3.1, whole genome shotgun sequence:
- the LOC125488491 gene encoding aldo-keto reductase family 1 member B1-like, giving the protein MGEVPKIKLYNGHTIPAFGLGTWKSQTGEVEQAVKDAIDIGYRHIDCAHIYKNEKEVGEGLKKKFEEGVVKREDLFITSKLWCTFHRPDLVEGALRTTLADLGVPYLDLYLIHWPQAYKEESDLFPTDSNGKVQYSSSDYVDTWRALERLVEGGLVRSIGVSNFNKRQLDRVMAAAKIKPAVMQIEIHPYLNQNKMVEYCRSLDIVVTAYSPLGSPDRPWAKPGDPQLLDDPRLKAIAEKYKKSVAQVLIRYAIDRGLVVIPKSVNKARLTQNFQVFDFQLSAADIQQIGALECNGRLCSMGDVDHPDYPFHDEF; this is encoded by the exons atgggTGAAGTTCCAAAGATAAAGTTGTACAATGGACACACTATCCCAGCATTTGGCCTCGGTACATGGAAA TCGCAAACCGGGGAAGTGGAGCAAGCAGTGAAAGACGCCATCGACATCGGGTACCGGCACATCGACTGCGCACACATCTACAAGAACGAGAAGGAAGTAGGGGAAGGGTTGAAGAAGAAGTTTGAGGAGGGAGTGGTTAAACG GGAAGACCTCTTCATCACGTCCAAGCTCTGGTGCACGTTCCACCGCCCCGACCTGGTGGAGGGCGCGCTGCGGACCACGCTCGCGGACCTCGGGGTCCCGTACCTCGACCTGTATCTGATCCACTGGCCGCAGGCTTATAAG GAAGAGTCCGACCTGTTCCCGACAGACTCTAACGGCAAGGTTCAGTACTCCTCGTCAGACTACGTGGACACCTGGCGCGCCCTGGAGAGGCTGGTGGAGGGCGGGCTGGTCCGCAGCATCGGGGTCTCTAACTTCAACAAGCGCCAGCTGGATAGGGTGATGGCGGCCGCTAAGATCAAGCCTGCTGTGATGCAG ATTGAAATCCACCCGTACCTGAACCAAAACAAGATGGTCGAGTACTGTCGGTCGCTGGACATCGTGGTGACGGCCTACAGTCCGCTGGGCTCCCCCGACAGACCCTGGGCCAAGCCAGGGGACCCCCAGCTGTTGGATGACCCGAGGTTGAAGGCCATCGCCGAGAAATATAAGAAGTCTGTCGCTCAAGTGCTTATTAG ATACGCCATCGACCGCGGCCTAGTCGTAATCCCCAAGTCGGTGAACAAGGCTCGTCTGACGCAGAACTTCCAAGTGTTCGACTTCCAGTTGTCAGCGGCTGACATCCAGCAGATCGGCGCCCTGGAGTGCAACGGACGGCTGTGCAGCATGGGAGA CGTGGACCACCCCGACTACCCATTCCACGACGAGTTTTAG